In the genome of Scylla paramamosain isolate STU-SP2022 chromosome 49, ASM3559412v1, whole genome shotgun sequence, one region contains:
- the LOC135095380 gene encoding NADH dehydrogenase [ubiquinone] 1 alpha subcomplex subunit 13-like: protein MAATPTQDLPPKGGYAPVNFTRIPARSYFNGYQLFAGFGVVSAVACYMYYKTYSLVRREDIEMRSGRLAVEPLLLAERDREFLKQIRRNRDEEARLMANVEGWEVGTYHGERIYKTIPSERFIDPVINEYFAHGPSKAYTDNAFFSLFS from the exons ATGGCGGCCACACCAACACAAGATTTGCCTCCCAAGGGCGGTTATGCCCCCGTAAACTTCACCAGGATCCCCGCGAGGAGTTATTTCAACG ggtACCAGCTGTTTGCAGGGTTTGGTGTGGTGTCAGCTGTTGCTTGCTACATGTACTACAAGACCTACAGCCTCGTcag gcgcgAGGATATTGAAATGAGAAGCGGGCGGCTGGCTGTCGAACCTCTCCTATTAGCTGAGAGAGACCGCGAGTTTCTTAAGCAAATCAGGCGGAACAGAGATgaggag GCTCGGCTAATGGCAAATGTTGAGGGCTGGGAAGTCGGGACGTACCACGGAGAACGGATTTATAAGACAATTCCGAGTGAGCGATTCATAGATCCAGTAATCAATGAATATTTTGCTCATGGCCCTTCGAAGGCTTATACTGATAATGCTTTCTTCTCCCTGttttcgtag